From a region of the Streptococcus ruminantium genome:
- a CDS encoding class IIb bacteriocin, lactobin A/cerein 7B family: MTTLEALENNYVTLTEAELVDTEGGIAPVIVAFGVAAFKGFSVTGGAIILGTSLYKAGQGLK; this comes from the coding sequence ATGACAACACTTGAAGCATTGGAAAACAATTATGTAACCCTGACAGAAGCGGAACTGGTGGATACTGAGGGTGGGATTGCACCGGTAATAGTAGCGTTTGGAGTGGCTGCTTTTAAAGGTTTTTCTGTAACTGGAGGAGCAATTATACTGGGGACTAGCTTGTACAAAGCAGGACAAGGTTTAAAATAG
- a CDS encoding class IIb bacteriocin, lactobin A/cerein 7B family produces MTAFETLENNYVTLTEAELGDTEGGIDSVIAAFGVIAFKSFSVTGGAIILGTSLYKAGQGLK; encoded by the coding sequence ATGACAGCATTTGAAACATTGGAAAACAATTATGTAACCCTGACAGAAGCGGAACTGGGGGATACTGAGGGTGGGATTGACTCGGTAATAGCAGCGTTTGGAGTGATTGCTTTTAAAAGTTTTTCTGTAACTGGAGGAGCAATTATACTGGGGACTAGCTTGTACAAAGCAGGACAAGGTTTAAAATAG
- a CDS encoding class IIb bacteriocin, lactobin A/cerein 7B family, producing MKTLTIENGFVALNEEELTAVEGGIGPAVVAIPAGVKIAGYVVGGLTAAGIAAWGYFSSR from the coding sequence ATGAAAACATTGACAATTGAAAATGGATTTGTCGCTTTGAATGAGGAAGAATTGACAGCAGTTGAGGGAGGAATCGGTCCAGCTGTTGTAGCGATTCCGGCTGGAGTTAAAATTGCAGGATATGTTGTTGGAGGTCTCACTGCTGCAGGTATTGCTGCGTGGGGTTACTTTAGTTCACGCTAG
- the purB gene encoding adenylosuccinate lyase, whose translation MLTRYSRPEMANIWSEENKYRAWLEVEILADEAWAELGEIPKEDVALIREKATFDIDRILEIEEETRHDVVAFTRAVSESLGEERKWVHYGLTSTDVVDTAYGYLYKQANDIIRRDLENFTNIIADKAREHKYTIMMGRTHGVHAEPTTFGLKLATWYSEMKRNMERFDVAAKGVEAGKISGAVGNFANIPPFVEEYVCGKLGIRPQEISTQVLPRDLHAEYFSALALIATSIERMATEIRGLQKSEQREVEEYFAKGQKGSSAMPHKRNPIGSENMTGLARVVRGHLVTAFENVALWHERDISHSSAERIITPDTTILINYMLNRFGNIVKNLTVFPENMKRNMESTFGLIYSQRVMLKLIEKGMTREEAYDLVQPKTAHSWDNQVDFKPLLEADERVTAKLNQEELDELFNPDYYAKRVDNIFARLGL comes from the coding sequence ATGCTAACACGTTATTCCCGCCCTGAGATGGCGAACATTTGGAGTGAAGAGAACAAGTACCGTGCTTGGTTGGAGGTGGAAATTCTCGCTGATGAGGCATGGGCTGAGTTGGGTGAGATTCCCAAGGAAGATGTGGCCTTGATTCGTGAGAAGGCGACTTTTGACATCGACCGCATTTTAGAGATTGAAGAGGAAACCCGTCACGATGTGGTGGCTTTCACCCGTGCGGTTTCGGAAAGTCTTGGTGAGGAACGCAAGTGGGTGCATTATGGCTTGACTTCAACGGACGTAGTGGACACGGCTTACGGCTACCTCTACAAGCAGGCCAACGACATTATCCGTCGTGATCTTGAAAACTTTACTAATATCATCGCCGACAAGGCTCGTGAGCACAAGTACACCATCATGATGGGGCGGACCCACGGTGTCCATGCGGAGCCAACGACCTTCGGTCTCAAACTCGCGACTTGGTACAGCGAAATGAAACGCAACATGGAGCGTTTTGATGTGGCAGCCAAGGGCGTTGAGGCTGGTAAAATTTCAGGTGCGGTTGGAAACTTTGCCAACATTCCTCCATTTGTGGAAGAGTATGTTTGTGGCAAATTAGGTATCCGTCCGCAGGAAATTTCGACTCAGGTACTTCCTCGTGACCTCCACGCAGAATATTTCTCAGCTTTAGCCTTGATTGCAACGTCCATTGAGCGTATGGCGACCGAAATCCGTGGACTTCAAAAATCTGAGCAACGCGAAGTCGAAGAGTATTTTGCCAAAGGCCAAAAAGGCAGCTCTGCTATGCCCCACAAGCGTAATCCTATCGGTTCTGAGAATATGACTGGTCTGGCGCGTGTGGTTCGTGGCCACTTGGTGACGGCTTTTGAAAATGTGGCACTTTGGCATGAACGTGATATTTCTCACTCGTCAGCGGAGCGGATTATCACGCCGGACACGACCATTCTCATCAACTACATGCTCAACCGTTTTGGTAATATCGTCAAGAACTTGACGGTCTTCCCTGAAAACATGAAGCGTAATATGGAGTCAACTTTTGGTTTGATTTACAGCCAACGTGTCATGCTTAAACTCATTGAAAAAGGCATGACCCGTGAAGAGGCCTATGATTTGGTGCAACCAAAAACAGCTCATTCATGGGATAACCAAGTGGACTTTAAGCCCCTTCTCGAAGCAGATGAGCGCGTGACAGCCAAACTTAACCAGGAAGAACTCGATGAACTCTTCAATCCAGACTACTATGCCAAGAGGGTCGATAATATATTTGCACGACTTGGTTTATAA